Proteins encoded in a region of the Carassius gibelio isolate Cgi1373 ecotype wild population from Czech Republic chromosome B5, carGib1.2-hapl.c, whole genome shotgun sequence genome:
- the LOC127958621 gene encoding layilin isoform X1, with the protein MDLMRKVCVLILLSVYACASKLIGDIYEPRGQQICKRGTEKPCYKIAYFQENRRKLNFEDASRACKSDGGDLLSIESKTEQRLIENFIHELKASDGDFWIGLRRDQANQGINGDCPSQYYWLDGSRATFRNWHWDEPSCGFEVCVVMYHQPSAPPGQGGPYMFQWNDDNCETKNNFICKYTKGWEDKPPATVPEENRTFEGALPTPRIPQNPSVTDKDDGMRVVASEPPDNILNIAYIVLPTIPLLLLLIVATSVFCFKLFTKRKKQQTETPPKEPGYRGAGERCNSPSPDVYNVIRRQHESDLAGTRPDIKNTSFLGSSPDTPPGDYDNLAGRDTESGFVTLASTESSFVTNDLYDTLQGRGSGRYYRDQGWMDELYGY; encoded by the exons ATGGATTTGATGAGAAAAGTCTGCGTGCTGATTTTACTCAGCGTATACGCGTGCGCATCAAAGCTTATTGGCG ACATTTACGAGCCCAGAG GTCAGCAAATATGCAAGCGTGGCACTGAGAAGCCCTGCTATAAAATCGCCTATTTTCAAGAAAATCGGCGTAAACTCAACTTTGAAGATGCAAGTCGAGCCTGCAAGAGTGATGGAGGCGATCTTCTCAGTATTGAGTCTAAGACTGAGCAGAGACTGATAGAGAACTTCATCCATGAACTGAAAGCATCGGACGGAGACTTCTGGATCGGGCTCCGTAGGGATCAAGCCAATCAGGGGATAAACGGAGACTGTCCTTCTCAATACTACTGGCTGGATGGAAGCCGAGCAACCTTCAG gaacTGGCACTGGGATGAGCCTTCTTGTGGATTTGAGGTATGTGTAGTGATGTACCATCAGCCCTCTGCTCCTCCAGGTCAGGGTGGACCTTACATGTTCCAGTGGAATGATGACAATTGTGAAACCAAAAACAACTTTATCTGCAAGTACACCAAAGGTTGGGAAG ATAAACCTCCAGCAACCGTTCCTGAAGAAAATAGAACATTTGAAG GTGCTCTTCCGACACCCAGAATACCCCAAAACCCCTCTGTCACAGACAAGGATGATGGCATGAGGGTGGTCGCATCTGAACCTCCAG ACAACATTCTTAATATTGCTTATATTGTGCTGCCAACCATTCCACTTCTGCTGCTGTTGATTGTGGCGACGAGTGTTTTCTGCTTTAAGCTGTTTACAAAGAG GAAGAAACAACAGACTGAGACCCCTCCGAAGGAGCCAGGATACAGGGGCGCTGGAGAAAGATGCAACAGTCCAAGCCCTGACGTCTATAACGTCATCCGGAGGCAGCATGAATCAGACCTGGCCGGCACGCGGCCTGACATCAAGAACACTTCCTTCCTTGGTTCTTCTCCAGACACTCCACCTGGAGATTACGACAACTTGGCAGGCCGGGACACTGAAAGTGGTTTCGTGACACTGGCCAGCACTGAGAGCAGCTTTGTGACCAACGACTTGTACGATACGCTGCAAGGCCGTGGAAGTGGGAGATATTACAGAgaccagggatggatggatgaattatATGGCTACTGA
- the LOC127958621 gene encoding layilin isoform X3: MDLMRKVCVLILLSVYACASKLIGGQQICKRGTEKPCYKIAYFQENRRKLNFEDASRACKSDGGDLLSIESKTEQRLIENFIHELKASDGDFWIGLRRDQANQGINGDCPSQYYWLDGSRATFRNWHWDEPSCGFEVCVVMYHQPSAPPGQGGPYMFQWNDDNCETKNNFICKYTKGWEDKPPATVPEENRTFEGALPTPRIPQNPSVTDKDDGMRVVASEPPDNILNIAYIVLPTIPLLLLLIVATSVFCFKLFTKRKKQQTETPPKEPGYRGAGERCNSPSPDVYNVIRRQHESDLAGTRPDIKNTSFLGSSPDTPPGDYDNLAGRDTESGFVTLASTESSFVTNDLYDTLQGRGSGRYYRDQGWMDELYGY, encoded by the exons ATGGATTTGATGAGAAAAGTCTGCGTGCTGATTTTACTCAGCGTATACGCGTGCGCATCAAAGCTTATTGGCG GTCAGCAAATATGCAAGCGTGGCACTGAGAAGCCCTGCTATAAAATCGCCTATTTTCAAGAAAATCGGCGTAAACTCAACTTTGAAGATGCAAGTCGAGCCTGCAAGAGTGATGGAGGCGATCTTCTCAGTATTGAGTCTAAGACTGAGCAGAGACTGATAGAGAACTTCATCCATGAACTGAAAGCATCGGACGGAGACTTCTGGATCGGGCTCCGTAGGGATCAAGCCAATCAGGGGATAAACGGAGACTGTCCTTCTCAATACTACTGGCTGGATGGAAGCCGAGCAACCTTCAG gaacTGGCACTGGGATGAGCCTTCTTGTGGATTTGAGGTATGTGTAGTGATGTACCATCAGCCCTCTGCTCCTCCAGGTCAGGGTGGACCTTACATGTTCCAGTGGAATGATGACAATTGTGAAACCAAAAACAACTTTATCTGCAAGTACACCAAAGGTTGGGAAG ATAAACCTCCAGCAACCGTTCCTGAAGAAAATAGAACATTTGAAG GTGCTCTTCCGACACCCAGAATACCCCAAAACCCCTCTGTCACAGACAAGGATGATGGCATGAGGGTGGTCGCATCTGAACCTCCAG ACAACATTCTTAATATTGCTTATATTGTGCTGCCAACCATTCCACTTCTGCTGCTGTTGATTGTGGCGACGAGTGTTTTCTGCTTTAAGCTGTTTACAAAGAG GAAGAAACAACAGACTGAGACCCCTCCGAAGGAGCCAGGATACAGGGGCGCTGGAGAAAGATGCAACAGTCCAAGCCCTGACGTCTATAACGTCATCCGGAGGCAGCATGAATCAGACCTGGCCGGCACGCGGCCTGACATCAAGAACACTTCCTTCCTTGGTTCTTCTCCAGACACTCCACCTGGAGATTACGACAACTTGGCAGGCCGGGACACTGAAAGTGGTTTCGTGACACTGGCCAGCACTGAGAGCAGCTTTGTGACCAACGACTTGTACGATACGCTGCAAGGCCGTGGAAGTGGGAGATATTACAGAgaccagggatggatggatgaattatATGGCTACTGA
- the LOC127958621 gene encoding layilin isoform X2, translating into MDLMRKVCVLILLSVYACASKLIGDIYEPRGQQICKRGTEKPCYKIAYFQENRRKLNFEDASRACKSDGGDLLSIESKTEQRLIENFIHELKASDGDFWIGLRRDQANQGINGDCPSQYYWLDGSRATFRNWHWDEPSCGFEVCVVMYHQPSAPPGQGGPYMFQWNDDNCETKNNFICKYTKDKPPATVPEENRTFEGALPTPRIPQNPSVTDKDDGMRVVASEPPDNILNIAYIVLPTIPLLLLLIVATSVFCFKLFTKRKKQQTETPPKEPGYRGAGERCNSPSPDVYNVIRRQHESDLAGTRPDIKNTSFLGSSPDTPPGDYDNLAGRDTESGFVTLASTESSFVTNDLYDTLQGRGSGRYYRDQGWMDELYGY; encoded by the exons ATGGATTTGATGAGAAAAGTCTGCGTGCTGATTTTACTCAGCGTATACGCGTGCGCATCAAAGCTTATTGGCG ACATTTACGAGCCCAGAG GTCAGCAAATATGCAAGCGTGGCACTGAGAAGCCCTGCTATAAAATCGCCTATTTTCAAGAAAATCGGCGTAAACTCAACTTTGAAGATGCAAGTCGAGCCTGCAAGAGTGATGGAGGCGATCTTCTCAGTATTGAGTCTAAGACTGAGCAGAGACTGATAGAGAACTTCATCCATGAACTGAAAGCATCGGACGGAGACTTCTGGATCGGGCTCCGTAGGGATCAAGCCAATCAGGGGATAAACGGAGACTGTCCTTCTCAATACTACTGGCTGGATGGAAGCCGAGCAACCTTCAG gaacTGGCACTGGGATGAGCCTTCTTGTGGATTTGAGGTATGTGTAGTGATGTACCATCAGCCCTCTGCTCCTCCAGGTCAGGGTGGACCTTACATGTTCCAGTGGAATGATGACAATTGTGAAACCAAAAACAACTTTATCTGCAAGTACACCAAAG ATAAACCTCCAGCAACCGTTCCTGAAGAAAATAGAACATTTGAAG GTGCTCTTCCGACACCCAGAATACCCCAAAACCCCTCTGTCACAGACAAGGATGATGGCATGAGGGTGGTCGCATCTGAACCTCCAG ACAACATTCTTAATATTGCTTATATTGTGCTGCCAACCATTCCACTTCTGCTGCTGTTGATTGTGGCGACGAGTGTTTTCTGCTTTAAGCTGTTTACAAAGAG GAAGAAACAACAGACTGAGACCCCTCCGAAGGAGCCAGGATACAGGGGCGCTGGAGAAAGATGCAACAGTCCAAGCCCTGACGTCTATAACGTCATCCGGAGGCAGCATGAATCAGACCTGGCCGGCACGCGGCCTGACATCAAGAACACTTCCTTCCTTGGTTCTTCTCCAGACACTCCACCTGGAGATTACGACAACTTGGCAGGCCGGGACACTGAAAGTGGTTTCGTGACACTGGCCAGCACTGAGAGCAGCTTTGTGACCAACGACTTGTACGATACGCTGCAAGGCCGTGGAAGTGGGAGATATTACAGAgaccagggatggatggatgaattatATGGCTACTGA